In Nicotiana tabacum cultivar K326 chromosome 21, ASM71507v2, whole genome shotgun sequence, one DNA window encodes the following:
- the LOC107768873 gene encoding uncharacterized protein LOC107768873 yields the protein MWFTTADCIRVAAREVLGVTKGSPGGHKGSWWWNGEVQGKVKARKAAYLKLVESTNEEEKRTYRECYRKTKKEAKLAVTTAKNATFAHLYKELEGKGGDKRLYRLAKVRERKAHDLDQVKCIKDEDEKVLMDEALIRRRWQTYFHKLLNEEGDRRIVLGELEHSENRRNFGYYRRIMVEEVEGTMRKMCRGRATGPGEIPVEF from the coding sequence ATGTGGTTTACGACTGCGGATTGCATTAGGGTAGCTGCTAGAGAGGTCTTAGGGGTCACGAAGGGCTCTCCTGGGGGTCATAAAGGGAGctggtggtggaatggagaggttcAAGGTAAAGTGAAAGCTAGGAAAGCTGCTTATTTGAAGCTAGTAGAGAGTACAAATGAGGAGGAAAAAAGGACTTATCGGGAGTGTTACAGAAAGACAAAGAAAGAGGCGAAGTTAGCAGTTACGACGGCTAAGAACGCGACGTTTGCTCATTTGTACAAGGAGCTCGAGGGCAAAGGCGGGGACAAGAGGTTGTACCGGTTAGCCAAGGTGAGGGAGAGGAAAGCCCACGACTTAGACCAAGtcaagtgcatcaaggacgaggaTGAAAAAGTGTTGATGGACGAGGCACTCATTAGGAGAAGATGGCAAACATACTTCCATAAACTGTTGAATGAGGAGGGGGATAGACGCATTGTGCTGGGTGAGTTGGAGCACTCCGAGAATCGGCGGAATTTTGGGTACTATAGGCGGATTATGGTGGAGGAGGTGGAAGGGACGATGCGTAAGATGTGTAGGGGCAGAGCGACGGGGCCAGGCGAAATCCCGGTGGAATTCTGA